Proteins from a genomic interval of Anolis sagrei isolate rAnoSag1 chromosome 1, rAnoSag1.mat, whole genome shotgun sequence:
- the ASCL2 gene encoding achaete-scute homolog 2, producing MNGGGGIRTAMQPAVRAEGPSFPPHAGESASLGPQPWELAEPCPPPQPRGKGSKRRSSSPELLRCKRRLSFPGLAGGGGGGAAAVARRNERERNRVKLVNLGFQALRQHVPNGAAAKKMSKVETLRSAVEYIRALQRLLEQHDAAAPAAVAAFPEGLLGGCHGAGPFASASPALEARGGSSVPASPRSAYSSDESGYEGALSPEEEQELLDFTCWLGTY from the coding sequence ATGAACGGCGGCGGCGGGATCAGAACAGCGATGCAGCCAGCCGTCCGCgctgagggcccaagtttccctcCGCACGCCGGAGAAAGCGCTTCCTTGGGGCCCCAGCCGTGGGAGCTGGCCGAGCCTTGCCCTCCGCCGCAGCCGCGTGGCAAGGGCTCCAAGCGGCGCTCCAGCTCCCCGGAGCTGCTGCGCTGCAAGCGGCGGCTGTCTTTCCCAGGCCTGGCCGGAGGTGGCGGCGGCGGGGCGGCGGCGGTGGCCCGTCGCAACGAGCGCGAGCGCAACCGGGTCAAGCTGGtcaacctgggcttccaggcgcTGCGGCAGCACGTGCCCAACGGCGCCGCCGCCAAGAAGATGAGCAAAGTGGAGACGCTGCGCTCCGCCGTCGAGTACATCCGGGCCCTCCAGCGCCTCCTCGAGCAGCACGACGCCGCCGCGCCCGCCGCCGTGGCCGCCTTCCCCGAAGGGCTCCTGGGCGGGTGCCATGGCGCCGGCCCCTTCGCCTCGGCCTCGCCCGCCTTGGAGGCGCGCGGAGGCAGCTCGGTGCCCGCCTCGCCCCGCTCGGCTTACTCCTCGGACGAGAGCGGCTACGAGGGCGCCCTCAGCCCcgaggaggagcaggagctgcTCGACTTCACCTGCTGGCTCGGCACCTACTGA